A single region of the Oncorhynchus keta strain PuntledgeMale-10-30-2019 chromosome 4, Oket_V2, whole genome shotgun sequence genome encodes:
- the LOC118379759 gene encoding transmembrane anterior posterior transformation protein 1 homolog isoform X2, protein MADLLGTGPSDEKETENEDKKEGKRPWDDIPKSEKIVRTPELAETLGFYDMNAVRREQRERENSDPSLARFLCAELTRGYFLEHNEAKYTERRERVYTCMRIPRELEKLMIFGFFLCLDAFLYVFTLLPLRVLLALLHLFTLPCCGLRGSLLLQPAQVCDILKGLIMVLCYSMMHYVDYSMMYHLIRGQSVIKLYIIYNMLEVADRLFSSFGQDILDALYWTATEPKERKRDSIGVIPHFIMAVFYVFLHAILIMVQASTLNVAFNSHNKSLLTIMMSNNFVEIKGSVFKKFEKNNLFQMSNSDIKERFTNYVLLLIVCLRNMEQFSWNPDHLWVLLPDVFMVIASEIAVDIIKHAFITKFNEITADVYSEYRASLAFDLVSSRQKNACTDYSDSVARRMGFIPLPLAVLLIRVVMSSVNVQGALSYSCLLLFYLGMVTLKVLNSIVLLGKSCVYVKRANMEDKLFERPSTAAPGKTPSRTRKTSGCTAPSGDPWSERSPSSPSCTSITAQPTPTASPTLRPETVPPPPTTSTTPASPPIPEPDLDPDTLTPSPPATPEQKEEEGMEGTELKHRTPKKDLLDVDRFTICGNRID, encoded by the exons ATGGCGGACTTGTTGGGGACCGGGccgtcagatgaaaaagaaaccGAAAATGAGGACAAGAAGGAGGGGAAACGGCCATGGGATGACATACCAAAGTCGGAGAAAATCGTTAGAACTCCAGAATTGGCGGAAACATTGGGCTTTTACGATATGAACGCTGTCAGACGGGAGCAACGTGAACGCGAAAACTCAG ATCCGTCGCTGGCACGCTTCCTGTGTGCTGAGCTGACCCGGGGCTACTTCCTGGAGCACAACGAAGCAAAATACAcggagcgcagagagagagtgtacaCATGCATGCGCATTCCCAGAGAACTGGAAAAG CTGATGATCTTTGGCTTCTTCCTGTGTCTGGATGCCTTCCTCTATGTGTTCACTCTGCTGCCCCTCCGGGTGCTGCTGGCCCTGCTACACCTCTTCACCCTGCCCTGCTGCGGCCTCCG TGGCTCGCTCCTGCTGCAGCCGGCCCAGGTGTGTGACATCTTGAAGGGACTGATAATGGTGCTGTGCTACTCCATGATGCACTACGTGGACTACAGCATGATGTACCACCTGATCCGGGGACAGTCCGTCATCAAACTCTACATCATCTATAACATGCTGGAG GTTGCCGACAGGCTGTTCTCATCATTTGGCCAAGACATCCTTGATGCTCTCTACTGGACGGCCACGGAGcccaaagagaggaagagagacagcatAGGGGTCATCCCCCATTTCATCATGGCTGTGTTCTACGTCT TCCTGCATGCCATCCTCATCATGGTCCAGGCGTCAACACTCAACGTGGCTTTCAACTCTCACAATAAGTCCCTTCTGACCATCATGATGTCCAACAAC TTTGTAGAGATCAAAGGAAGTGTGTTCAAGAAGTTTGAGAAGAACAACCTCTTTCAGATGTCCAACAGTG ATATCAAGGAACGGTTCACCAACTATGTGCTCCTGCTCATCGTCTGCCTCAGGAACATGGAGCAGTTCTCATGGAACCCAG ATCATCTCTGGGTATTGTTACCTGACGTCTTCATGGTGATCGCCTCAGAGATCGCAGTGGACATCATCAAACACGCCTTCATCACCAAGTTCAACGAGATCACGGCAGAT GTATACAGTGAATACAGAGCCAGCCTGGCCTTCGATCTCGTCAGCAGTCGGCAGAAAAAT GCCTGCACAGACTACAGCGACTCTGTAGCCAGAAGAATGGGCTTCATTCCTCTTCCTCTTGCCGTCCTG CTAATCCGTGTGGTGATGAGTTCAGTGAATGTACAGGGAGCCCTGTCCTACTCCTGTCTGTTGCTCTTCTACTTGGG GATGGTGACCCTGAAGGTGCTGAACAGTATCGTGCTACTGGGGAAgtcgtgtgtgtatgtgaagAGAGCCAACATGGAGGACAAACTGTTTGAGAGGCCCTCCACAGCTGCCCCCGGGAAGACGCCTAGTAGAACCAGGAAAACATCCGGATGTACTGCCCCCTCAG GTGATCCGTGGTCCGAGCGGTCCCCATCCAGTCCTTCCTGCACCTCCATCACCGCCCAGCCTACCCCCACTGCCAGCCCCACCCTGCGGCCAGAGACTGTACCCCCTCCCCCCACTACTTCCACAACCCCAGCCAGCCCTCCCATCCCAGAGccagacctggaccctgacaCCCTCACCCCCTCGCCCCCTGCCACTCCTGagcagaaagaggaggaaggtATGGAAGGCACAGAGCTGAAGCATAGGACCCCTAAAAAGGACCTGCTGGATGTTGACCGCTTCACTATATGCGGGAACCGCATCGATTGA
- the LOC118379759 gene encoding transmembrane anterior posterior transformation protein 1 homolog isoform X1, with the protein MADLLGTGPSDEKETENEDKKEGKRPWDDIPKSEKIVRTPELAETLGFYDMNAVRREQRERENSDPSLARFLCAELTRGYFLEHNEAKYTERRERVYTCMRIPRELEKLMIFGFFLCLDAFLYVFTLLPLRVLLALLHLFTLPCCGLRAHLCPYCNRSSGSLLLQPAQVCDILKGLIMVLCYSMMHYVDYSMMYHLIRGQSVIKLYIIYNMLEVADRLFSSFGQDILDALYWTATEPKERKRDSIGVIPHFIMAVFYVFLHAILIMVQASTLNVAFNSHNKSLLTIMMSNNFVEIKGSVFKKFEKNNLFQMSNSDIKERFTNYVLLLIVCLRNMEQFSWNPDHLWVLLPDVFMVIASEIAVDIIKHAFITKFNEITADVYSEYRASLAFDLVSSRQKNACTDYSDSVARRMGFIPLPLAVLLIRVVMSSVNVQGALSYSCLLLFYLGMVTLKVLNSIVLLGKSCVYVKRANMEDKLFERPSTAAPGKTPSRTRKTSGCTAPSGDPWSERSPSSPSCTSITAQPTPTASPTLRPETVPPPPTTSTTPASPPIPEPDLDPDTLTPSPPATPEQKEEEGMEGTELKHRTPKKDLLDVDRFTICGNRID; encoded by the exons ATGGCGGACTTGTTGGGGACCGGGccgtcagatgaaaaagaaaccGAAAATGAGGACAAGAAGGAGGGGAAACGGCCATGGGATGACATACCAAAGTCGGAGAAAATCGTTAGAACTCCAGAATTGGCGGAAACATTGGGCTTTTACGATATGAACGCTGTCAGACGGGAGCAACGTGAACGCGAAAACTCAG ATCCGTCGCTGGCACGCTTCCTGTGTGCTGAGCTGACCCGGGGCTACTTCCTGGAGCACAACGAAGCAAAATACAcggagcgcagagagagagtgtacaCATGCATGCGCATTCCCAGAGAACTGGAAAAG CTGATGATCTTTGGCTTCTTCCTGTGTCTGGATGCCTTCCTCTATGTGTTCACTCTGCTGCCCCTCCGGGTGCTGCTGGCCCTGCTACACCTCTTCACCCTGCCCTGCTGCGGCCTCCG GGCACACTTATGCCCCTACTGCAATCGGAGCAG TGGCTCGCTCCTGCTGCAGCCGGCCCAGGTGTGTGACATCTTGAAGGGACTGATAATGGTGCTGTGCTACTCCATGATGCACTACGTGGACTACAGCATGATGTACCACCTGATCCGGGGACAGTCCGTCATCAAACTCTACATCATCTATAACATGCTGGAG GTTGCCGACAGGCTGTTCTCATCATTTGGCCAAGACATCCTTGATGCTCTCTACTGGACGGCCACGGAGcccaaagagaggaagagagacagcatAGGGGTCATCCCCCATTTCATCATGGCTGTGTTCTACGTCT TCCTGCATGCCATCCTCATCATGGTCCAGGCGTCAACACTCAACGTGGCTTTCAACTCTCACAATAAGTCCCTTCTGACCATCATGATGTCCAACAAC TTTGTAGAGATCAAAGGAAGTGTGTTCAAGAAGTTTGAGAAGAACAACCTCTTTCAGATGTCCAACAGTG ATATCAAGGAACGGTTCACCAACTATGTGCTCCTGCTCATCGTCTGCCTCAGGAACATGGAGCAGTTCTCATGGAACCCAG ATCATCTCTGGGTATTGTTACCTGACGTCTTCATGGTGATCGCCTCAGAGATCGCAGTGGACATCATCAAACACGCCTTCATCACCAAGTTCAACGAGATCACGGCAGAT GTATACAGTGAATACAGAGCCAGCCTGGCCTTCGATCTCGTCAGCAGTCGGCAGAAAAAT GCCTGCACAGACTACAGCGACTCTGTAGCCAGAAGAATGGGCTTCATTCCTCTTCCTCTTGCCGTCCTG CTAATCCGTGTGGTGATGAGTTCAGTGAATGTACAGGGAGCCCTGTCCTACTCCTGTCTGTTGCTCTTCTACTTGGG GATGGTGACCCTGAAGGTGCTGAACAGTATCGTGCTACTGGGGAAgtcgtgtgtgtatgtgaagAGAGCCAACATGGAGGACAAACTGTTTGAGAGGCCCTCCACAGCTGCCCCCGGGAAGACGCCTAGTAGAACCAGGAAAACATCCGGATGTACTGCCCCCTCAG GTGATCCGTGGTCCGAGCGGTCCCCATCCAGTCCTTCCTGCACCTCCATCACCGCCCAGCCTACCCCCACTGCCAGCCCCACCCTGCGGCCAGAGACTGTACCCCCTCCCCCCACTACTTCCACAACCCCAGCCAGCCCTCCCATCCCAGAGccagacctggaccctgacaCCCTCACCCCCTCGCCCCCTGCCACTCCTGagcagaaagaggaggaaggtATGGAAGGCACAGAGCTGAAGCATAGGACCCCTAAAAAGGACCTGCTGGATGTTGACCGCTTCACTATATGCGGGAACCGCATCGATTGA
- the LOC118379759 gene encoding transmembrane anterior posterior transformation protein 1 homolog isoform X3, whose translation MTGLRWYLLFEKLMIFGFFLCLDAFLYVFTLLPLRVLLALLHLFTLPCCGLRAHLCPYCNRSSGSLLLQPAQVCDILKGLIMVLCYSMMHYVDYSMMYHLIRGQSVIKLYIIYNMLEVADRLFSSFGQDILDALYWTATEPKERKRDSIGVIPHFIMAVFYVFLHAILIMVQASTLNVAFNSHNKSLLTIMMSNNFVEIKGSVFKKFEKNNLFQMSNSDIKERFTNYVLLLIVCLRNMEQFSWNPDHLWVLLPDVFMVIASEIAVDIIKHAFITKFNEITADVYSEYRASLAFDLVSSRQKNACTDYSDSVARRMGFIPLPLAVLLIRVVMSSVNVQGALSYSCLLLFYLGMVTLKVLNSIVLLGKSCVYVKRANMEDKLFERPSTAAPGKTPSRTRKTSGCTAPSGDPWSERSPSSPSCTSITAQPTPTASPTLRPETVPPPPTTSTTPASPPIPEPDLDPDTLTPSPPATPEQKEEEGMEGTELKHRTPKKDLLDVDRFTICGNRID comes from the exons ATGACTGGTCTCAGATGGTATTTGCTATTTGAGAAG CTGATGATCTTTGGCTTCTTCCTGTGTCTGGATGCCTTCCTCTATGTGTTCACTCTGCTGCCCCTCCGGGTGCTGCTGGCCCTGCTACACCTCTTCACCCTGCCCTGCTGCGGCCTCCG GGCACACTTATGCCCCTACTGCAATCGGAGCAG TGGCTCGCTCCTGCTGCAGCCGGCCCAGGTGTGTGACATCTTGAAGGGACTGATAATGGTGCTGTGCTACTCCATGATGCACTACGTGGACTACAGCATGATGTACCACCTGATCCGGGGACAGTCCGTCATCAAACTCTACATCATCTATAACATGCTGGAG GTTGCCGACAGGCTGTTCTCATCATTTGGCCAAGACATCCTTGATGCTCTCTACTGGACGGCCACGGAGcccaaagagaggaagagagacagcatAGGGGTCATCCCCCATTTCATCATGGCTGTGTTCTACGTCT TCCTGCATGCCATCCTCATCATGGTCCAGGCGTCAACACTCAACGTGGCTTTCAACTCTCACAATAAGTCCCTTCTGACCATCATGATGTCCAACAAC TTTGTAGAGATCAAAGGAAGTGTGTTCAAGAAGTTTGAGAAGAACAACCTCTTTCAGATGTCCAACAGTG ATATCAAGGAACGGTTCACCAACTATGTGCTCCTGCTCATCGTCTGCCTCAGGAACATGGAGCAGTTCTCATGGAACCCAG ATCATCTCTGGGTATTGTTACCTGACGTCTTCATGGTGATCGCCTCAGAGATCGCAGTGGACATCATCAAACACGCCTTCATCACCAAGTTCAACGAGATCACGGCAGAT GTATACAGTGAATACAGAGCCAGCCTGGCCTTCGATCTCGTCAGCAGTCGGCAGAAAAAT GCCTGCACAGACTACAGCGACTCTGTAGCCAGAAGAATGGGCTTCATTCCTCTTCCTCTTGCCGTCCTG CTAATCCGTGTGGTGATGAGTTCAGTGAATGTACAGGGAGCCCTGTCCTACTCCTGTCTGTTGCTCTTCTACTTGGG GATGGTGACCCTGAAGGTGCTGAACAGTATCGTGCTACTGGGGAAgtcgtgtgtgtatgtgaagAGAGCCAACATGGAGGACAAACTGTTTGAGAGGCCCTCCACAGCTGCCCCCGGGAAGACGCCTAGTAGAACCAGGAAAACATCCGGATGTACTGCCCCCTCAG GTGATCCGTGGTCCGAGCGGTCCCCATCCAGTCCTTCCTGCACCTCCATCACCGCCCAGCCTACCCCCACTGCCAGCCCCACCCTGCGGCCAGAGACTGTACCCCCTCCCCCCACTACTTCCACAACCCCAGCCAGCCCTCCCATCCCAGAGccagacctggaccctgacaCCCTCACCCCCTCGCCCCCTGCCACTCCTGagcagaaagaggaggaaggtATGGAAGGCACAGAGCTGAAGCATAGGACCCCTAAAAAGGACCTGCTGGATGTTGACCGCTTCACTATATGCGGGAACCGCATCGATTGA
- the LOC118379759 gene encoding transmembrane anterior posterior transformation protein 1 homolog isoform X4 gives MTGLRWYLLFEKLMIFGFFLCLDAFLYVFTLLPLRVLLALLHLFTLPCCGLRGSLLLQPAQVCDILKGLIMVLCYSMMHYVDYSMMYHLIRGQSVIKLYIIYNMLEVADRLFSSFGQDILDALYWTATEPKERKRDSIGVIPHFIMAVFYVFLHAILIMVQASTLNVAFNSHNKSLLTIMMSNNFVEIKGSVFKKFEKNNLFQMSNSDIKERFTNYVLLLIVCLRNMEQFSWNPDHLWVLLPDVFMVIASEIAVDIIKHAFITKFNEITADVYSEYRASLAFDLVSSRQKNACTDYSDSVARRMGFIPLPLAVLLIRVVMSSVNVQGALSYSCLLLFYLGMVTLKVLNSIVLLGKSCVYVKRANMEDKLFERPSTAAPGKTPSRTRKTSGCTAPSGDPWSERSPSSPSCTSITAQPTPTASPTLRPETVPPPPTTSTTPASPPIPEPDLDPDTLTPSPPATPEQKEEEGMEGTELKHRTPKKDLLDVDRFTICGNRID, from the exons ATGACTGGTCTCAGATGGTATTTGCTATTTGAGAAG CTGATGATCTTTGGCTTCTTCCTGTGTCTGGATGCCTTCCTCTATGTGTTCACTCTGCTGCCCCTCCGGGTGCTGCTGGCCCTGCTACACCTCTTCACCCTGCCCTGCTGCGGCCTCCG TGGCTCGCTCCTGCTGCAGCCGGCCCAGGTGTGTGACATCTTGAAGGGACTGATAATGGTGCTGTGCTACTCCATGATGCACTACGTGGACTACAGCATGATGTACCACCTGATCCGGGGACAGTCCGTCATCAAACTCTACATCATCTATAACATGCTGGAG GTTGCCGACAGGCTGTTCTCATCATTTGGCCAAGACATCCTTGATGCTCTCTACTGGACGGCCACGGAGcccaaagagaggaagagagacagcatAGGGGTCATCCCCCATTTCATCATGGCTGTGTTCTACGTCT TCCTGCATGCCATCCTCATCATGGTCCAGGCGTCAACACTCAACGTGGCTTTCAACTCTCACAATAAGTCCCTTCTGACCATCATGATGTCCAACAAC TTTGTAGAGATCAAAGGAAGTGTGTTCAAGAAGTTTGAGAAGAACAACCTCTTTCAGATGTCCAACAGTG ATATCAAGGAACGGTTCACCAACTATGTGCTCCTGCTCATCGTCTGCCTCAGGAACATGGAGCAGTTCTCATGGAACCCAG ATCATCTCTGGGTATTGTTACCTGACGTCTTCATGGTGATCGCCTCAGAGATCGCAGTGGACATCATCAAACACGCCTTCATCACCAAGTTCAACGAGATCACGGCAGAT GTATACAGTGAATACAGAGCCAGCCTGGCCTTCGATCTCGTCAGCAGTCGGCAGAAAAAT GCCTGCACAGACTACAGCGACTCTGTAGCCAGAAGAATGGGCTTCATTCCTCTTCCTCTTGCCGTCCTG CTAATCCGTGTGGTGATGAGTTCAGTGAATGTACAGGGAGCCCTGTCCTACTCCTGTCTGTTGCTCTTCTACTTGGG GATGGTGACCCTGAAGGTGCTGAACAGTATCGTGCTACTGGGGAAgtcgtgtgtgtatgtgaagAGAGCCAACATGGAGGACAAACTGTTTGAGAGGCCCTCCACAGCTGCCCCCGGGAAGACGCCTAGTAGAACCAGGAAAACATCCGGATGTACTGCCCCCTCAG GTGATCCGTGGTCCGAGCGGTCCCCATCCAGTCCTTCCTGCACCTCCATCACCGCCCAGCCTACCCCCACTGCCAGCCCCACCCTGCGGCCAGAGACTGTACCCCCTCCCCCCACTACTTCCACAACCCCAGCCAGCCCTCCCATCCCAGAGccagacctggaccctgacaCCCTCACCCCCTCGCCCCCTGCCACTCCTGagcagaaagaggaggaaggtATGGAAGGCACAGAGCTGAAGCATAGGACCCCTAAAAAGGACCTGCTGGATGTTGACCGCTTCACTATATGCGGGAACCGCATCGATTGA
- the LOC118379759 gene encoding transmembrane anterior posterior transformation protein 1 homolog isoform X5, translating into MIFGFFLCLDAFLYVFTLLPLRVLLALLHLFTLPCCGLRAHLCPYCNRSSGSLLLQPAQVCDILKGLIMVLCYSMMHYVDYSMMYHLIRGQSVIKLYIIYNMLEVADRLFSSFGQDILDALYWTATEPKERKRDSIGVIPHFIMAVFYVFLHAILIMVQASTLNVAFNSHNKSLLTIMMSNNFVEIKGSVFKKFEKNNLFQMSNSDIKERFTNYVLLLIVCLRNMEQFSWNPDHLWVLLPDVFMVIASEIAVDIIKHAFITKFNEITADVYSEYRASLAFDLVSSRQKNACTDYSDSVARRMGFIPLPLAVLLIRVVMSSVNVQGALSYSCLLLFYLGMVTLKVLNSIVLLGKSCVYVKRANMEDKLFERPSTAAPGKTPSRTRKTSGCTAPSGDPWSERSPSSPSCTSITAQPTPTASPTLRPETVPPPPTTSTTPASPPIPEPDLDPDTLTPSPPATPEQKEEEGMEGTELKHRTPKKDLLDVDRFTICGNRID; encoded by the exons ATGATCTTTGGCTTCTTCCTGTGTCTGGATGCCTTCCTCTATGTGTTCACTCTGCTGCCCCTCCGGGTGCTGCTGGCCCTGCTACACCTCTTCACCCTGCCCTGCTGCGGCCTCCG GGCACACTTATGCCCCTACTGCAATCGGAGCAG TGGCTCGCTCCTGCTGCAGCCGGCCCAGGTGTGTGACATCTTGAAGGGACTGATAATGGTGCTGTGCTACTCCATGATGCACTACGTGGACTACAGCATGATGTACCACCTGATCCGGGGACAGTCCGTCATCAAACTCTACATCATCTATAACATGCTGGAG GTTGCCGACAGGCTGTTCTCATCATTTGGCCAAGACATCCTTGATGCTCTCTACTGGACGGCCACGGAGcccaaagagaggaagagagacagcatAGGGGTCATCCCCCATTTCATCATGGCTGTGTTCTACGTCT TCCTGCATGCCATCCTCATCATGGTCCAGGCGTCAACACTCAACGTGGCTTTCAACTCTCACAATAAGTCCCTTCTGACCATCATGATGTCCAACAAC TTTGTAGAGATCAAAGGAAGTGTGTTCAAGAAGTTTGAGAAGAACAACCTCTTTCAGATGTCCAACAGTG ATATCAAGGAACGGTTCACCAACTATGTGCTCCTGCTCATCGTCTGCCTCAGGAACATGGAGCAGTTCTCATGGAACCCAG ATCATCTCTGGGTATTGTTACCTGACGTCTTCATGGTGATCGCCTCAGAGATCGCAGTGGACATCATCAAACACGCCTTCATCACCAAGTTCAACGAGATCACGGCAGAT GTATACAGTGAATACAGAGCCAGCCTGGCCTTCGATCTCGTCAGCAGTCGGCAGAAAAAT GCCTGCACAGACTACAGCGACTCTGTAGCCAGAAGAATGGGCTTCATTCCTCTTCCTCTTGCCGTCCTG CTAATCCGTGTGGTGATGAGTTCAGTGAATGTACAGGGAGCCCTGTCCTACTCCTGTCTGTTGCTCTTCTACTTGGG GATGGTGACCCTGAAGGTGCTGAACAGTATCGTGCTACTGGGGAAgtcgtgtgtgtatgtgaagAGAGCCAACATGGAGGACAAACTGTTTGAGAGGCCCTCCACAGCTGCCCCCGGGAAGACGCCTAGTAGAACCAGGAAAACATCCGGATGTACTGCCCCCTCAG GTGATCCGTGGTCCGAGCGGTCCCCATCCAGTCCTTCCTGCACCTCCATCACCGCCCAGCCTACCCCCACTGCCAGCCCCACCCTGCGGCCAGAGACTGTACCCCCTCCCCCCACTACTTCCACAACCCCAGCCAGCCCTCCCATCCCAGAGccagacctggaccctgacaCCCTCACCCCCTCGCCCCCTGCCACTCCTGagcagaaagaggaggaaggtATGGAAGGCACAGAGCTGAAGCATAGGACCCCTAAAAAGGACCTGCTGGATGTTGACCGCTTCACTATATGCGGGAACCGCATCGATTGA
- the LOC118379759 gene encoding transmembrane anterior posterior transformation protein 1 homolog isoform X6 produces the protein MIFGFFLCLDAFLYVFTLLPLRVLLALLHLFTLPCCGLRGSLLLQPAQVCDILKGLIMVLCYSMMHYVDYSMMYHLIRGQSVIKLYIIYNMLEVADRLFSSFGQDILDALYWTATEPKERKRDSIGVIPHFIMAVFYVFLHAILIMVQASTLNVAFNSHNKSLLTIMMSNNFVEIKGSVFKKFEKNNLFQMSNSDIKERFTNYVLLLIVCLRNMEQFSWNPDHLWVLLPDVFMVIASEIAVDIIKHAFITKFNEITADVYSEYRASLAFDLVSSRQKNACTDYSDSVARRMGFIPLPLAVLLIRVVMSSVNVQGALSYSCLLLFYLGMVTLKVLNSIVLLGKSCVYVKRANMEDKLFERPSTAAPGKTPSRTRKTSGCTAPSGDPWSERSPSSPSCTSITAQPTPTASPTLRPETVPPPPTTSTTPASPPIPEPDLDPDTLTPSPPATPEQKEEEGMEGTELKHRTPKKDLLDVDRFTICGNRID, from the exons ATGATCTTTGGCTTCTTCCTGTGTCTGGATGCCTTCCTCTATGTGTTCACTCTGCTGCCCCTCCGGGTGCTGCTGGCCCTGCTACACCTCTTCACCCTGCCCTGCTGCGGCCTCCG TGGCTCGCTCCTGCTGCAGCCGGCCCAGGTGTGTGACATCTTGAAGGGACTGATAATGGTGCTGTGCTACTCCATGATGCACTACGTGGACTACAGCATGATGTACCACCTGATCCGGGGACAGTCCGTCATCAAACTCTACATCATCTATAACATGCTGGAG GTTGCCGACAGGCTGTTCTCATCATTTGGCCAAGACATCCTTGATGCTCTCTACTGGACGGCCACGGAGcccaaagagaggaagagagacagcatAGGGGTCATCCCCCATTTCATCATGGCTGTGTTCTACGTCT TCCTGCATGCCATCCTCATCATGGTCCAGGCGTCAACACTCAACGTGGCTTTCAACTCTCACAATAAGTCCCTTCTGACCATCATGATGTCCAACAAC TTTGTAGAGATCAAAGGAAGTGTGTTCAAGAAGTTTGAGAAGAACAACCTCTTTCAGATGTCCAACAGTG ATATCAAGGAACGGTTCACCAACTATGTGCTCCTGCTCATCGTCTGCCTCAGGAACATGGAGCAGTTCTCATGGAACCCAG ATCATCTCTGGGTATTGTTACCTGACGTCTTCATGGTGATCGCCTCAGAGATCGCAGTGGACATCATCAAACACGCCTTCATCACCAAGTTCAACGAGATCACGGCAGAT GTATACAGTGAATACAGAGCCAGCCTGGCCTTCGATCTCGTCAGCAGTCGGCAGAAAAAT GCCTGCACAGACTACAGCGACTCTGTAGCCAGAAGAATGGGCTTCATTCCTCTTCCTCTTGCCGTCCTG CTAATCCGTGTGGTGATGAGTTCAGTGAATGTACAGGGAGCCCTGTCCTACTCCTGTCTGTTGCTCTTCTACTTGGG GATGGTGACCCTGAAGGTGCTGAACAGTATCGTGCTACTGGGGAAgtcgtgtgtgtatgtgaagAGAGCCAACATGGAGGACAAACTGTTTGAGAGGCCCTCCACAGCTGCCCCCGGGAAGACGCCTAGTAGAACCAGGAAAACATCCGGATGTACTGCCCCCTCAG GTGATCCGTGGTCCGAGCGGTCCCCATCCAGTCCTTCCTGCACCTCCATCACCGCCCAGCCTACCCCCACTGCCAGCCCCACCCTGCGGCCAGAGACTGTACCCCCTCCCCCCACTACTTCCACAACCCCAGCCAGCCCTCCCATCCCAGAGccagacctggaccctgacaCCCTCACCCCCTCGCCCCCTGCCACTCCTGagcagaaagaggaggaaggtATGGAAGGCACAGAGCTGAAGCATAGGACCCCTAAAAAGGACCTGCTGGATGTTGACCGCTTCACTATATGCGGGAACCGCATCGATTGA